The Sporichthya brevicatena genome includes the window CTCGCGACGCTGCGGGGCCAGCGGCACTCGCCCTCGCGCGCGGTCGTGGTGCACTCCGACACGATCGGGATGGCGGTGCGTCGCCTCAAGGCGAACGGGCGCCTGCAGGTCGTGCCGATCGGCACGCACAGCGCGCGGTTCTCCGAGGGCGCGCGGGTCACGATCTTCACCGACGACCCGCAGGTGTCCTACTCGGGCACGGTCCTGCCGCTCAAGGCGAGCGGGCACGCCTACGACGACGAGGTCGACACCCAGGGCGTGGGCTGGGACCACGTCGAGGTTCGTGTCGACGAGCCGGTGTACTCCGCCGCGGACCTCGCGGAGCTCGGCATCCAGGTGGGCGACTTCGTCGCGCACCACGCCCTGCCGGAGATCACGCCCAACGGTTACGTGAAATCCCGTCACCTCGACGACAAGGCCGGCGTCGCCGCGGCGCTGGCGGCGTTCAAGGCCGTCCGCGACGCGAAGGTCGACATCCCCGTCACCGCACGGTTGCTCATCACCATCGCCGAGGAGGTCGGCCACGGCGCGAGCCACGGCCTGCACGCTGACGTCGCCGAGATGGTGTCGATCGACTCGGCCGTCGTCGCCCCGGTCCAGGAGTCGGTCGAGACCGGCGTCACCGTCGCGATGCAGGACATGACCGGCCCGTTCGACTTCCACCTGACGCGCAAACTGCTCGCCGTGTGCGCCGAGCACGGTCTCGAGCACCGGCGCGACGTCTTCCACCACTACCGCTCGGACGTCGCCGCGGCCATCGAGGCCGGGGCGGAGATGCGTGCGGCGCTGATCGGGTTCGGCACGGACGCGACCCACGGCCACGAGCGGACGACGATGAGCGCGATCCGCAGCGTCGCCGAACTGACCGCGCTCTACCTGCAGTCCGACCTGACCTTCGCCGACTGGGACACCACCCGCCTCGGCACGCTCGAGGACTTCCCGAGCGAGGAGCAGCCCGCCCCCGCGCAGCAGACGGTCGAGTCGAGCGGTCAGGCCTAGGATCCGTCGGGTGTCCGGAACCCGCGAGCGCCTCGTCCAGCTGCTGACCCTGACCGACCTCACGAGCCTCGAGCTCAGCGACAC containing:
- a CDS encoding osmoprotectant NAGGN system M42 family peptidase, which codes for MTASVPTPKMLPIDEEWMRELLLKLLLIPSPTGRTDQIMHCLGEVLTDLDIPFELTRRGALLATLRGQRHSPSRAVVVHSDTIGMAVRRLKANGRLQVVPIGTHSARFSEGARVTIFTDDPQVSYSGTVLPLKASGHAYDDEVDTQGVGWDHVEVRVDEPVYSAADLAELGIQVGDFVAHHALPEITPNGYVKSRHLDDKAGVAAALAAFKAVRDAKVDIPVTARLLITIAEEVGHGASHGLHADVAEMVSIDSAVVAPVQESVETGVTVAMQDMTGPFDFHLTRKLLAVCAEHGLEHRRDVFHHYRSDVAAAIEAGAEMRAALIGFGTDATHGHERTTMSAIRSVAELTALYLQSDLTFADWDTTRLGTLEDFPSEEQPAPAQQTVESSGQA